CAAAGTCTCGTATGATAGACTTTTTCACCCACACCGCATACTTTCTGCACCTCGGGGTTACTTCGCGAAGCCCCCGGCCTTAACGGTCATTCCCGCGCATGCGGGAATCTAATCTTCGTAATCAAAAAAGAAATCTTTATTGCTGAGGGCTTCGCCCGTGTCGGCAATCGGGTAGCTGTCACCCATCGACGCACAGATATCGCGCAGAATGCCGATCTCTTCTTGCCAGTAGCTGTCGCTGGCAAAATCGGGAAAAGCCGAGGTGAACGAAGGGTCGTCGTAGCGGCGGGCTATCCAACCTGAATAGTGAATAATTCGCATCGCGCGCAGGGTCTCAGCGAGCGCGAGCCACCGCTCTTCGAAGTGGCGAAACTCGCGATAAGCCGCGAGAAATACCGATCGCGCATGCGCATTCAGGTTTTCATCGCCGGGAAAAAGCATCCAGACATCTTGCACCGCCGGGCCAACGAGTGAGTCGTCGAAGTCGAGCAGAAACCAGCCTTCGCTGCCGTTCAGTATATTGCCCTTGTGCAGGTCGCCGTGAATGCGCAGCAGCGGCAGCTCTTCGTGGTGCACGTCGTAGTGGTGCGCGATACGCTCGGCGAGTTCTGCGTATTCGAGCGCATGGTTGTCTTTCAGAAAATGTTTCTCGCGCAAAACTTCGAGAGGCTCGCGCACGAAGCGGTCAGAATTGAAAGCAGGTCTGCAGCTTTCAGATTTCGCCGACGCGCCGACATTGTGTACCCGCGCGAGCAGTCGGCCTAAAATCTGCAGATCTATTTCTGACAGCTCTTCAGGTTCACGGCCACCGGTTCTCGGCCAGATTGCAAAGTAAATTCCCTGCTCTTCGAAGAGGCTTTGCCCATCGAACTTCAGCGGCGCCAGCGCCGGTATCTCGTCTTCAGCGAGTTCAAACAAGAACGCATGCTCCTCGAGAATCTGCTCGCGGCTCCAGCGGCCAGGGCGGTAGAATTTCGTGACGATGTGCTTGCCCGATTCAAGGCGCAGGTCGAACACGCGGTTCTCCATACTGTTCAGCTGTGAGATATGGCCCGAAGGTTCAAGCCCGAGTTTGATGACTGCGTCGATTATTTCGTCAGGGGTCAGCTGGTAAAAATAATCCGTTTCGCGCTTCTGTTGCATGGGCCCCGGCGGCGAGTGCAGGTGCTGTCATCAGCGCGCGGCGACAAGCCGGCGAAAATTGACAAATTCGGGAAAGTATTTCACCGCATCACGCGCGGCGGCCTTTGAATACTTAGCGCCAGTCGGGCTAAACTCAGAATAATTCTCGCCCTGAGCGGCGAGCTCTGTCTTGTTGCCGGCAGTCTCAAGATCGAGCGCACCATCGAGCACAAATAATTTCGTGCCGGCGGCTTTCTTCTGCAGCAAAAACCGCGCAGAGCGAAGTCTTAAGATTCGGGCGTCAACTTGAGCCGTTACAACCGTTGCGGCGTCGTTCTGCTGCAGCATTGCGGTGCCATAGAGTAAATGTATATGAAACATGCCCGGCTTCGGCTCGGTGACGCGCACAACGGTATCTGCCGCCGCTTCAACCGTAAACCTTTCTGGCAGATAAAGCGAGCTGCCCGCCGAAAGAACTATGTTTTGCGCCGACGTAACCGGTTGGCCATTGACCAGCCAGCCCTGCGGTGTTGGTTCGGGTTTCTTACCGCATGCAGCAAACAATAAAAAAAGTGAGGAGATCATAAGCCAACGAAGCGGCAACGCGATTGGCGCCGGCGCCGCTGGCAAGACCTGCTGCTTTCGGGCTCGTATTCGCATTCTAAAGACCACTTACTCTGCCTTTAATGCGGTGCACAGTTTTTTATTATATTTCTGTCGCATTGCGTTGTGAATTTGGGGCAGCCGCAATCAGCCCAGTACCCTGACCAATCTGCTTGACCGCCGGGTCGCAAGCAACACCTCACGGTATGCACCCGCAAAATCCACAGGCTGTTCGCCATCCTTGGCGCACGGCCATAATCACCGGCGCGTCGAGTGGCATCGGTGAAGCCCTCGCGCGCCGCCTTGCAGTGCAAGGCATTCACGTGGTACTGGCGGCAAGGCGCATTGGGGAGCTTAGGCGTATAGCTATGGAAATCCGCAGCACCGGGGCTAGTGCAACCGCCGTGAAACTCGATGTCAGTCAGACAAAAGGCCTGGATCTGAAGCTCGCCCGGCTGGACAAAAGATTTGGCGGCATCGATCTAGTGATTGCGAATGCCGGGGTGGGCATTGGCAGAGAGCCCTCCTGGTCATGGCGGGCCGTTGAACCAGCGTTGCAGACGAATTTTATGGGAGCGATTGCTACCATCACGGCGCTTCTCCCGGCGATGATCGCGCGGGGCAGGGGGCATGTTGTCGCGATCAGTTCTCTCGCGGGTTTTGGCGCGCTGCCCGATGCCGCTGGCTATGTTTCTCCCAAGGCCGGCCTGTCGCGCTTTATGGAGTGCCTGACACTCGATTTGCAGGGTACTGGAGTTGTGACGTCCACTGTGCATGTAGGCTTCGTTGCGACGCCGATGGTCGTGATGGTGCGTCTGCTTTCGTCGTTGCCCTTCGTGTTCAAGGCAATTGCGGCGCGGCGCTACTATAAGAAACCCGGGGTGACTGGCTCAGATTAGGCGCGCAACCTGATCGCCCTTTTCGAACGAATGGTCTTGCACAAAAGCCAGCTGTGGTATCACGCGCATGCGTATGTTCTTGGCAATGCTTGAACGCATGCCCGGCACCAGTCGCTTAATCGCTTTCATCGTCTGCTGCTGGTCTTTTTCATCGCCCCAGATGCTCACGAAGATTTTCGCAAACGACCCGTCGGGTGATAGCTCGCAGCGCGTGAAGGTGCAGTAGTCTTTGACCTGCCGTGTGAACGAAGTTGTGTCGGCGTGTTGAAACGGATTGGTTGGGGTGCTGGTCTCTTTTCGGTCTGCCGCCTCGACAGACATCGGTTCGACTGTGCTCCGTAGCGGTGACTCGGCTTCGCCTTGTCGCACCGCAGGCGTGTCCAGCGTCAGACTCTGGCCATCGTGGCCTGTGGTTGCCGCGTCGATCGACCTCGTGTCGAGCGCCAACCCTTGGTCATCCTGACCACGGCTCATTTTCTGATAGTAAGTTGCGACCAGGCGAAAAATCTGGTTTTGCAGGCGTAGGCGCTTAATGTCGTTCATGGCTTATTTGTGTGCTTGCCAATTCGGCAGCGCAATGCGCTGCCGAGCTGGCAATTACTTGTTGCCGATTTCTTCAAACGTTCTCTGCGTTTCGACTTTCTCAAAACCTTCGATGATGTCGCCGACTTTCAGATCGTTGAAATTATCGATCAGTATACCGCATTCGAAGCCTTCTTTGACTTCGCTGACGTCATCTTGAAAGCGTTTGAGCGATTTCAGCGACCCTGTCAGCACGACCGAGCCGTCGCGTATCACACGAATTGCATTTGCGCGCTTTAGAAATCCTGATCTGACCGAACAGCCCGCCACGGTGCCCATGCCAGAAATCTTGAATACCTGGCGAACCTCGGCTTCACCGGTGACACGCTCTGAAATATCGGGCGAAAGCAGGCCGGCGATGGCGAGTTTCATGTCGTCGATCGCCTGGTAGATGATGCTGTAGTTCTTGATCTCGACGCCTTCTTTCGAAGCAACATCGCGAACCTTCGCGTTCGCTCGGGCATTGAAAGTGATGATTGTCGCTTTCGCTGCCGAAGCGAGCATCACATCGCTCTCGCTGATTTCGCCGGTTGAACCCATGATCACGCGCACGCGTACTTCGTCGCTCGAGAGTTTTTCGAGTGAAGAGGTAAGTGCTTCGACAGAGCCACGAACGTCGCCTTTAATGATGACCTTGTATTCTTTGACTTTGCCTTCTTCGATCGTCTCGTTGAAGTTTTCAAGTTTAACTTTCTTAACCTGCTGCGCCTGCTGGTGGCGTGCGAGTTCTTGGCGCTTGTCGGCAATCTCACGCGCTTCGCGTTCGGTTGCCATCACGTTCAGAATGTCACCCGAATTCGGCACACCTGAAAGACCCAGAATTTCAACAGGCGTTGCAGGGCCTGCTTCTTTGACAGACTGGCCGCGGTCATTATACATCGCCCGAATTTTGCCGCCTTCAAGGCCTACCACAAATGCGTCGCCGATTTTGAGCGTGCCGTTACGCACGAGTATCGTCGCCACGGGGCCGCGACCCTGATCGAGTTTGGCTTCGACGACCGTGCCGGTTGCCCGTTTCTTCGGGTTGGCCGTGACTTCCATGACTTCGGCCTGCGCGAGAATCGCATCTTCGAGTTTGTCGAGGTTCAACTTCTGCAATGCTGAAATAGGCACGAAGGGAGTTGTGCCACCCCAGTCTTCAGAGAGAATTTCAAATTTCGCCAGGTCTTGCTTTATGCGATCAATGTTTGCTGAAGGTTTATCGATCTTGTTTACAGCGACGATAATCGGCACTTTGGCGTCTTTCGCGTGTGAAATTGCTTCTTCGGTCTGTGGCATGACGCCGTCGTCGGCTGCGACAACCAGTACGACAATGTCGGTAACCTGTGCACCGCGTGCGCGCATCGCTGAGAAGGCTGCGTGACCCGGTGTATCCAAAAAGGTGATTTTCCCTTTCGGACGCGTGACCTGGTACGCACCGATGTGCTGCGTGATACCGCCGGCTTCAGTCGCGACGACATCGGTTTCTCGCAGCGCGTCGAGAAGTTTGGTCTTACCGTGGTCAACGTGGCCCATGATCGTGACCACCGGTGGGCGCTGCACGAGATCTGCAGCCTCATCGCTTTCTTCTTGTATCAGTGTTTCTTCGTAGAGTGAAATTACTTCGACCGTGCAGCCATATTCGGCAGAAAGCAGGGTCGCCGTCTCGGCATCGATCGACTGCGTGATGGTCGCCATAACGCCCATTTGCATCAGTTTTGCGATAATTTCAGGCGCGCGCACGTTGAGCTTTTTCGCCAGCTCGCCAACCTGAACAAATTCGGTAATTTTGATGCGCGATGGTACAGACGAAGTCGCCTGCGTGGCTTCGGGGCGACCACGTTCGCGCGATTTCTGGCCAATAAAGAATTTTTTATGCTCTTCTTTTTTCAGAATGTCTTCGCGCAGGTTCGATTTCTTCTTGTCTGCGCCGGGTTTAACATTCGGGCCTTTCTTGACTTCGCGTTCTTCTGCCTCGGTCTTGGGCTGCCGCTCGTCTTGTACGAACACGGTTCGGGGTTTTGGTGGCACGCGCTCGGCCGGGCGTTTCGGTGCGGCGGTGGCCGGGGCTGAGGTCGCTGCAGGCTTTTGCGCGGCAACCTGCGGCTGCTCGGGCTGAACCTTGCGTTCTTCTTCGCGCTTCTGGTCTTGTTGTACCTTTTGCGCGCTGATTTTGCCCGCGATTGAGTCTTTTGAAGAATTGCCTTTGAGAACAATCTTCTTGGGCGTTAGTTTAATTTTTTCTGCCATGCGCGCTTTCCACTATAGGTCAATAGACGTGAATCAAGCCTTTGGCTCAGCGTCAAGTTCTTGCCCTTCTGTGGTTTCTACCTCTTCTTCACCTTCTTCGAACTCGACGTTCTCAGAAATAATTTCCATGATGCGCTTTGCTGTTGCGCGTCCCATACCTTCGATCTGTATCAGGTCTTCTTCGCCCATCGAAACCAGGTCTTCGATGTAGCGAATGTTGTTATCCTGAAGTATGCGGATAATTCGCGGTGCGAGACCCGGCAGCGCTGTGAGCGGAGTGCCGGTTTCTTCTTCGACTTCTTCAACCGGTGCGGCGACTTCGAAGATTTCATCGAGACGCTTGCGCGCTTCGGGCGAAGCCATTTCTGCAGAGAACTGCGATTCAGATTTGACATCGATCTTGTAGCCAGTCACGTACGATGCGATCTTCACGTTCGTGCCTTCGCGGCCAATCGCGATTGCGAGATCTTTGTCGGGTACCACAGCGAGCGCTTCGTGCGATGTCGGGTCGACCTTCACTAGGCTGGGCTGAGCCGGGGTGAGCGCGTTGGTGATAAATTCACGCGGGTCATTGGCATATTCGACGATGTCAATGCGCTCGGTGCCGAGCTCGCGCACAATTGCCTGAATGCGCACGCCGCGCACACCGACGCAGGCGCCGACAGGGTCGACGTTTGAACGTTCTGAAGTCACGACGACTTTTGAACGTTCGCCGGGAATTCGGCCAATCGTCTTGATGATGACGATTTTCTCAAAAATTTCGGGGACTTCTTTCTCAAATAATTTCTGCACGAACATGCGGTCGGCGCGCGAAACGATGACGCGCAGCGGGCCGCCACCTTTGTCTTGTTCTATAGAATGCAGCAGAACTTTGATCTTGTCTTCAACCCGGTAACGCTCTTTGGGAATCTGGTGCTTTACCGGCATAATCGCTTCAACTTTGCCCAGGTCGACATAAACCGTATCGCCGCGTTTGCGCAAAATATAACCGTTCATGATTTCGCCGATCTTGTCTTCATACGCTTCGCGAACCTTGTTCTGTTCGAGCTGGCGCAGGCGCTGCGAAACGATCTGCATCGCCGTCTGCGCAGCTATGCGACCGAATTCAAGCGGATATTCGACGATGTCGAGTTCTTCGCCGATCTGTACGTCGGGCTTCACCTTGCGCGCATCGTCGATATGAATCTGCATACCAGGCAAAACAACGTTATCGACAACGACACGGCGCGCGACGACGTACACGTCGTCTTTTTCTTTGTCCATGACGATGCTGACGTTTTCAGTCGTGCGGTATTTACGTTTATACGCTGCGATGAGGCCCGCCTCAACAACTTCGAGTATTTCTTGTCTGTCAAAGCCCTTGTCGGCGGTAACCTGCTGAATATCTTCAAAGAATGAACGTCTTTTTTCCGCGACGACTTTTTTTGCTCTTGCCATTTTCTCTCCTGGGTTCTTCTGCTACACGTCGAGGTGCAGTCTGATTTTTTTGATATCGTGCCATGCTACCCGGTGGGTCGGCAGGCTCTTGAGTTTTTTGGGTGTGTATTTCTTGCGGTTTGCCTTGCAGTCGGCGACGTTGAAGGTCACGTATTCGCCTTCGATCTGTTCGGTCTTGAGAATTTCTGAGAGCGTTTTGCCCGTTTCGGCAACGAAGGTGACGTTGACCGGCAAGGCGCTGAAGCGTTTCACTTCGGCGAGTGACTTCAGCTCGCGTTCTGCGCCGGCTGAAGCGACCTCGAGCGAATAGTTCAGATTAATGCCGCTCGCTTTCTCCATTTCGTCGAGCGCGTCGCGCAGCGCGCGGGCATACGTCTCGCAATCGCGGATATTAACTGAACCATGCGGGTCAGATTCTTTATCGAGGTCGATTACAATGCGCGTATTGCCTTTTGTATGAAAAAAAGCGATCTTGTGCAGTGCGAGTTCTGGCGGCAACGCAGCCTTCGCGCATTCTGTGACCTTTTGTTCTGTAATTTCAGCGATATT
The sequence above is a segment of the Turneriella parva DSM 21527 genome. Coding sequences within it:
- a CDS encoding serine/threonine protein kinase, with amino-acid sequence MQQKRETDYFYQLTPDEIIDAVIKLGLEPSGHISQLNSMENRVFDLRLESGKHIVTKFYRPGRWSREQILEEHAFLFELAEDEIPALAPLKFDGQSLFEEQGIYFAIWPRTGGREPEELSEIDLQILGRLLARVHNVGASAKSESCRPAFNSDRFVREPLEVLREKHFLKDNHALEYAELAERIAHHYDVHHEELPLLRIHGDLHKGNILNGSEGWFLLDFDDSLVGPAVQDVWMLFPGDENLNAHARSVFLAAYREFRHFEERWLALAETLRAMRIIHYSGWIARRYDDPSFTSAFPDFASDSYWQEEIGILRDICASMGDSYPIADTGEALSNKDFFFDYED
- a CDS encoding SDR family NAD(P)-dependent oxidoreductase, whose product is MHPQNPQAVRHPWRTAIITGASSGIGEALARRLAVQGIHVVLAARRIGELRRIAMEIRSTGASATAVKLDVSQTKGLDLKLARLDKRFGGIDLVIANAGVGIGREPSWSWRAVEPALQTNFMGAIATITALLPAMIARGRGHVVAISSLAGFGALPDAAGYVSPKAGLSRFMECLTLDLQGTGVVTSTVHVGFVATPMVVMVRLLSSLPFVFKAIAARRYYKKPGVTGSD
- the rbfA gene encoding 30S ribosome-binding factor RbfA, which encodes MNDIKRLRLQNQIFRLVATYYQKMSRGQDDQGLALDTRSIDAATTGHDGQSLTLDTPAVRQGEAESPLRSTVEPMSVEAADRKETSTPTNPFQHADTTSFTRQVKDYCTFTRCELSPDGSFAKIFVSIWGDEKDQQQTMKAIKRLVPGMRSSIAKNIRMRVIPQLAFVQDHSFEKGDQVARLI
- the infB gene encoding translation initiation factor IF-2, giving the protein MAEKIKLTPKKIVLKGNSSKDSIAGKISAQKVQQDQKREEERKVQPEQPQVAAQKPAATSAPATAAPKRPAERVPPKPRTVFVQDERQPKTEAEEREVKKGPNVKPGADKKKSNLREDILKKEEHKKFFIGQKSRERGRPEATQATSSVPSRIKITEFVQVGELAKKLNVRAPEIIAKLMQMGVMATITQSIDAETATLLSAEYGCTVEVISLYEETLIQEESDEAADLVQRPPVVTIMGHVDHGKTKLLDALRETDVVATEAGGITQHIGAYQVTRPKGKITFLDTPGHAAFSAMRARGAQVTDIVVLVVAADDGVMPQTEEAISHAKDAKVPIIVAVNKIDKPSANIDRIKQDLAKFEILSEDWGGTTPFVPISALQKLNLDKLEDAILAQAEVMEVTANPKKRATGTVVEAKLDQGRGPVATILVRNGTLKIGDAFVVGLEGGKIRAMYNDRGQSVKEAGPATPVEILGLSGVPNSGDILNVMATEREAREIADKRQELARHQQAQQVKKVKLENFNETIEEGKVKEYKVIIKGDVRGSVEALTSSLEKLSSDEVRVRVIMGSTGEISESDVMLASAAKATIITFNARANAKVRDVASKEGVEIKNYSIIYQAIDDMKLAIAGLLSPDISERVTGEAEVRQVFKISGMGTVAGCSVRSGFLKRANAIRVIRDGSVVLTGSLKSLKRFQDDVSEVKEGFECGILIDNFNDLKVGDIIEGFEKVETQRTFEEIGNK
- the nusA gene encoding transcription termination factor NusA — translated: MARAKKVVAEKRRSFFEDIQQVTADKGFDRQEILEVVEAGLIAAYKRKYRTTENVSIVMDKEKDDVYVVARRVVVDNVVLPGMQIHIDDARKVKPDVQIGEELDIVEYPLEFGRIAAQTAMQIVSQRLRQLEQNKVREAYEDKIGEIMNGYILRKRGDTVYVDLGKVEAIMPVKHQIPKERYRVEDKIKVLLHSIEQDKGGGPLRVIVSRADRMFVQKLFEKEVPEIFEKIVIIKTIGRIPGERSKVVVTSERSNVDPVGACVGVRGVRIQAIVRELGTERIDIVEYANDPREFITNALTPAQPSLVKVDPTSHEALAVVPDKDLAIAIGREGTNVKIASYVTGYKIDVKSESQFSAEMASPEARKRLDEIFEVAAPVEEVEEETGTPLTALPGLAPRIIRILQDNNIRYIEDLVSMGEEDLIQIEGMGRATAKRIMEIISENVEFEEGEEEVETTEGQELDAEPKA
- a CDS encoding ribosome assembly cofactor RimP; this encodes MKSGECRFFFDMNIAEITEQKVTECAKAALPPELALHKIAFFHTKGNTRIVIDLDKESDPHGSVNIRDCETYARALRDALDEMEKASGINLNYSLEVASAGAERELKSLAEVKRFSALPVNVTFVAETGKTLSEILKTEQIEGEYVTFNVADCKANRKKYTPKKLKSLPTHRVAWHDIKKIRLHLDV